tttaGAGGATTCTCCAAACTTATATATTTTGGATAAGAAATTGATTACTAAGttgtctaaaattattttataaaacagtTTCTTAACTGGGAATACTCAGGCCCTAAATCTTCCAATTTTAgtaaaacttcgtaccccattgtccggaggctcttcgctatgcgaaggtatgggggagggatgttgtacgcagccttacccttgcatatgcaaagaggctgtttccggattcgaacccatgaccaacaagtcaccaagatATTTCTAAAAAGATCAGAATATTTGTGGTCTAAGTTTTATCATTATCAAGCCTTTCATTTTCCATAAAGAACAAAAGAGTGTTACATTCCATTTACTATGTAATGAATGGTCAACAAGTCATGTACTTCAAACTTTTCTACTTTTCTCATTCATAACTAGACAATAACACATtttaaaggggaaaaaaagggCATCTAAATCTGCCAATTTTACTTTGTTTGTGTATCTGTTATCTCTGAGTTTTCAACtgtgaaagttaaaaatatttgaggtTTGATTTTTTCTCAAGAAATTCTTGTTTGAAACGATTTGAACAGCACTTCTGCACTTGGATCCTAAATCACCTGAAGTACTAAATTTGAGTTTGAGTTTCAATGGTGTAGTACTAAATTTTGCATTTACTTTTAATGTGTTCTTTTGTGCATTCAGCTGAAGGAAGTTCCCAGAATGGTAGAAACCAGGGGACAGATGAAATGGCCACAGCTAAGAAGAATAGTGCGTCTTATATCGGGAAGAGATTGTTAGAAAGTTTGGTTGCAGTTGCAGGGCTTCTAATTTGGCTTTCATGAGCTTTACTCAAATACTACCTATATATTACCATTCTCATATCATGTTGAAACGTAAACCATTGATTAgttgatagtgtaaaaatatttacactcgAGTGTATTAAATCTCTGACAGACTCACAATAGATATTATTGCAAAACCTTATTGGAGATTTATTTTGGTGAGCATTATGCCTTTAATCTCATACAACTAAATGCTTGTTACACAAATCTTATTGTTCAGTCCTAAAATTCTTTTATCTCTAATAAGAAATAACGACTTGttgtaatagaaattaaaatcttattatttttttaagtacacTTGAGGATGATTTTGGTATCCCACTTTTCAATTGCTCGGTTCGTTtccatattttcaaattttacaaatttgattCATTAGTTAACTTAATTGAtatcaaattttacattttggtatccatatttacaaaattaacaaactaatttttttttcctcgtAAAGTCTAAAACTGATAATTCGTCAAGCATGATATGGTTTCTTTAGCCAAGTACAAGATAATCTAGATTCTACTTTGTATCCTTCCAAGATAGTCTAAGAATGAATGAGTTAAGTTGAATATGgaaaaacaaatattcattAAGATGTTATGGTTTGATTATCCCAATAACTTTTCTCCCATGATTCAACTTGTTGAATTGAGCTTTCCTTTCTCTCTAATGTTGCATACAAAGTTGGAGGGTCAAAAGGGGCAGGCATGGTGCAAGGGTCGGTATTTGCAGGAACCTTGACCAATGATTCCATCATAAATTTCTTTACTGATCCTTCTGCTTCTCCAAACCATTGACTCAAACAAAGCTAATAAGAAGTGTGATACCTGGGCAAATAAACGAGCATTCCAATCTTGATTTTCATAAACATTGCATTTAATGAGATCTTGTCTGGTTTCAGCAACAGCTGGATTACCTTTCCAGTAAGCATAAGGCTCTCTGTTCAGCCATGGTATCCTCGTAGTGCCTTCTTTCAACCCTCCCAACAAAATATGCCATGGCTTTATATTAATCTCTGCCCTGTGCACCACACATACAATacttttcaacaacaacaaccacccAATTATGAAGCAAGTGTAGAGTCTAAATCCATGGGCATTATAAGAATGATTAGGGACTTGTGTTAACTACCCCAATTAGGACAATATTCTAACTATGGtggttgtgaattttttttataggacaAAGAAATTAATGGTGCTGATGGCGTCAACAAATTCCAATCAGGGGAAGAAGAGGAAGATAAGGAACAGTGCAGTCCAGTATCTGTTTTAGACCCACCCTTCGATGACGATGATGATGGGCATGATGATGACCATGAAGGGGATGGTTTTGATTTGGACTGTAGCTATCCCAATGTACAAAGTATGtcattgtttaaaaatattttattttattttgtagcaTTTTATGTTGTGTGGTCGTCTTCCATCAACATGCCATCGTACACGCTTCTTCAAAGTTGATTGTCTGTTACAAAATACCATAAGCTGAGATGTTTTGTGCTAATGCCACCTATCTTTGGTGGGTTCCATTGGAAGATTGCAATAGCTCATCATCCAACATGCATTTCGCATTCAATGTGAAATTGGACTACTCTTTGTTCAGAGCTATAAATTTCAACATGACCCACAAATTATGTTCATTCTCATTCTTGGCGCTGTTAGTCTAGTGTGAAAACCGACAAATTCAGTTTCCTGTTATATATGGCACTCTATATAAaaaggaaatcaaaaaaagTAGAATTTGATTATGGCTAATTTCACccattatatttattacaaGAAAACCTTtagatacaaattattttttttgtacttttagCTTGGTCGTAAACATTAACGTTACATcacgcacacacacataaaaggcaaatcaaattattttatatccctAAATTTTATGAGGAAGGATGctataaatattaacaatacatctcacacacacaaagacatCTAAAATTATATCACTAAGTTTTATGATGTGTTACGGTTTGCTTTAAAATATGGTACAAGGTTTATCAGAGACCGGCTTacaagtaaaaattaaatttgtcataAAGGGAgtaaaatggaaaataattaatttcttgattagaattaaattagaataagcTGTGCAgatcttataatttttgttcaCTAATTCGCCCACCacataatgttttaatttttccaactttgtataatctaaaaagtataaaaatgaagATTACGACTTTCAGCCTCCAGTTCCTTTTAATGGAAGAAGTGAGTAAATGTTGATGCGATATCGGTAGCTTTCATGGGCAGTGACCTTGTCAAAGAATGCTTGGGCCATGATCATTCAAAAATACCCTTAATTGATCTTTAGCTCAACATTTTGTATAAtacgttaattaattttttaaaattatgattactatcaattatttaattcttaaaactgttaaagaaaagacattttgtttatttgttgatatttttataaggttaaaatatatttttaatcttataaatattaaaatattgaaaagttatctgaataaaattttaatatatttttcgttctcataaaaataaaatatattatttttttcttaaagtaagatTTAAACATtccaaattatttattacacttttgattatatgtataattaatgtaaaaataatatatttacatcgattatatatatgtataatcaatataaaaatccataatttaaatttatctgaATCTACATTCagaccaaataataataatgtattttaattttgtaaagataaaaaaatttattaaatttttacaaaaatgaattccaaaaatttatatatttatcaaataaaaaattagccaAGATACTTCCTGCGATTTTGTTATCACTTTTCTGTTTCAGGCTTCATATT
The Glycine max cultivar Williams 82 chromosome 16, Glycine_max_v4.0, whole genome shotgun sequence genome window above contains:
- the LOC121173746 gene encoding non-specific lipid transfer protein GPI-anchored 14, translating into MKTNKKCVCLILKDRDDPDLGLKINMTIAVGLPSLCKTPDNLSQCSAEGSSQNGRNQGTDEMATAKKNSASYIGKRLLESLVAVAGLLIWLS